GATTCTCATAGGCTTCTTTCATTGAAAGTGTAGGGATAATAAAATCATTTTCGCAAGTTGGATTCCAAAGGTCAAACTTCGATATTTGTTCTTTTATTGCTAAAAATCCGCTATTTTTGACAGAATCTAGGATTTCTTTTACCTTTGGTTCTAGGTTTGTTATATCTAGTTTTGCTCTTTGTAAAATCTCTGCAAAACCTATCTTAAAATTAGAATCTTTTGAGTTTAAAATCAGCATATAATATCCTTAAAATAAACATTGTAGCCTTTTGTAGTTTAATTTTTGCTATACTTAGTTTTATTTTTTAGAGGATTTTTTATGTCAGCTTTTGAAACAATTATCGGTCTTGAAGTGCATGTCCAACTAAATACCAAAACCAAAATTTTCTGCTCTTGTGCTACTAGCTTTGGAGAAGAGCCTAATAAAAATGTATGTCCTACATGTCTAGGCTTACCCGGAGCCCTGCCAGTGCTTAATAAAGAAGTAGTAAAAAAGGCTATTTCTTTTGGCACAGCAATTAATGCAAAAATTAATCAAAATTCTATCTTTGCTAGAAAAAACTACTTTTACCCAGATTTGCCAAAGGCGTATCAAATCAGTCAATTTGAGATTCCAATAGTTGGCAGAGGCGAGATAGAAATAGAAGTGAATGGAGAGAAAAAAATAATCGGCGTAACTAGAGCCCACATGGAAGAAGATGCAGGAAAGAATATCCATGAAGATAGCTATTCTAAAGTAGATTTAAATCGTGCTTGCACTCCACTTTTAGAGATTGTAAGTGAGCCTGATATGAAAAGTAGCGATGAGGCTATTGCGTATCTTAAGAAGCTTCACTCGATTGTTAGATTCTTAGGCATTAGTGATGCAAACATGCAAGAAGGCAGCTTTAGATGTGATGCAAATGTATCTATCCGTCCTAAAGGAGATTCTAAGCTTTATACTAGAGTAGAGATTAAGAATCTAAATTCCTTTAAATTTATCCAAAAAGCCATAGAATACGAGGTTGAGCGACAGATTGAAGCTTGGGAAGATGGTAAATATGAAGATGAAGTTGTGCAAGAGACAAGGCTTTTTGATACAAACAAAGGTACCACAAGATCTATGAGAGGCAAAGAAGAAGCAGCAGATTATCGCTATTTCCCAGATCCTGATTTATTGCCTGTTTTTATTGATGAAGAGCTAATGAATGAAGGCAAAAAGATCCCAGAAATGCCAGATGAAAAAAGAGCAAGATATGTAAAAGATTTTGGCATCAAAGAAGCTGATGCAATCGTACTTACAAGTGAGCTTGAAATGGCACTTTATTTTGAAGATATGCTAGAAAAAGGAGCAAGTGCTAAAGGATCTGTAAC
The sequence above is drawn from the Helicobacter ibis genome and encodes:
- the gatB gene encoding Asp-tRNA(Asn)/Glu-tRNA(Gln) amidotransferase subunit GatB, whose amino-acid sequence is MSAFETIIGLEVHVQLNTKTKIFCSCATSFGEEPNKNVCPTCLGLPGALPVLNKEVVKKAISFGTAINAKINQNSIFARKNYFYPDLPKAYQISQFEIPIVGRGEIEIEVNGEKKIIGVTRAHMEEDAGKNIHEDSYSKVDLNRACTPLLEIVSEPDMKSSDEAIAYLKKLHSIVRFLGISDANMQEGSFRCDANVSIRPKGDSKLYTRVEIKNLNSFKFIQKAIEYEVERQIEAWEDGKYEDEVVQETRLFDTNKGTTRSMRGKEEAADYRYFPDPDLLPVFIDEELMNEGKKIPEMPDEKRARYVKDFGIKEADAIVLTSELEMALYFEDMLEKGASAKGSVTWLTTELLGRLKGNNTLQTCGIDSGTLATLVKRIDEGKVSGKSAKEILDILVEKKGGDVDNLIDSMGLAQINDDGAILSAIESVLNANEDKVAEYKSGKDKLFGFFVGQVMKNSKGANPARVNELLKDKLR